In Actinomycetes bacterium, a single window of DNA contains:
- a CDS encoding vitamin K epoxide reductase family protein, protein MTPTRRAVLLTLPLALLGLGVSIYLAYEHYSTSATLACPDTGAINCVKVTSSSYSELAGVPVALLGLVYYVGIVALCLPVAWRTASPLVSRLRIAALAAGVGFVFYLVWAELFRIDAICLWCTVVHVSTVVLFAVVLLLAALAPPAAGAQPMATAPARRGSPAA, encoded by the coding sequence GTGACCCCGACCCGGCGGGCGGTCCTGCTCACGCTGCCCCTGGCCCTGCTGGGGCTCGGGGTGTCGATCTACCTCGCCTACGAGCACTACTCCACGTCGGCGACGCTGGCCTGCCCCGACACCGGTGCCATCAACTGCGTGAAGGTCACCAGCAGCTCGTACTCCGAGCTGGCCGGTGTGCCGGTGGCCCTGCTCGGGCTCGTCTACTACGTGGGGATCGTCGCCCTGTGCCTGCCCGTCGCGTGGCGCACGGCGAGCCCCTTGGTGTCGCGGCTGCGGATCGCGGCGCTCGCCGCCGGTGTCGGGTTCGTCTTCTACCTGGTGTGGGCCGAGCTGTTCCGGATCGACGCGATCTGCCTGTGGTGCACCGTGGTCCACGTGTCCACCGTGGTGCTCTTCGCGGTCGTGCTGCTCCTCGCGGCTCTGGCACCGCCGGCCGCCGGCGCTCAGCCGATGGCCACGGCTCCCGCACGTCGTGGGTCGCCCGCCGCCTGA